The following coding sequences lie in one Sphingomonas sp. M1-B02 genomic window:
- a CDS encoding site-specific DNA-methyltransferase has translation MASTTARAAEHIGRPLAILYRAPESLVPDPRNARTHPKRQIEQIVASIREFGFANPILVDEHGKLIAGHGRLLAAKEMALGEVPTIELAGLSEPQKRALRLADNKIALGAGWDLEVLKLELGELAVPDMNIDLTLTGFSTGEIDVMLNGRVDPEEEIIPAVRVAPRTRHGDIWLLGEHQVGCGDGRNLAFLREIVGSDPIDAAFLDPPYNVKINGHANAKGRHREFAMASGEMTQGAFRTFLAETLTACAEVSRNGAVHFVCMDWRHMDDVSAVAASIYGDRLNMCVWNKSNAGMGSLYRSRHELIFVYRVGEAAHFNAVELGRHGRNRTNVWDYPSVNSFSGSRRADLGLHPTVKPVAMVADAICDVTRRGDLVLDIFLGSGTSLIAAERVGRRFRGVDIDPAYVDVAIDRWVGMTGGTPTLISSEGR, from the coding sequence ATGGCAAGCACTACCGCTCGCGCCGCTGAACACATCGGCCGCCCGCTCGCGATACTCTATCGCGCCCCTGAGTCACTCGTGCCGGATCCACGCAATGCGCGTACGCATCCAAAGCGACAGATCGAGCAGATCGTAGCATCGATCAGGGAGTTCGGGTTCGCCAATCCGATCCTGGTGGATGAGCACGGCAAACTTATCGCCGGACACGGTCGATTGCTCGCGGCCAAGGAAATGGCGTTGGGCGAGGTGCCGACCATTGAGCTCGCCGGTCTTAGCGAGCCGCAGAAGCGCGCATTACGGCTTGCAGACAACAAGATTGCCCTCGGGGCCGGTTGGGATCTCGAGGTTCTGAAACTCGAGCTCGGCGAACTGGCCGTGCCCGACATGAATATTGACCTGACGCTGACCGGGTTCTCAACCGGCGAGATCGACGTCATGCTGAACGGCAGGGTCGATCCAGAAGAGGAGATCATTCCTGCGGTGCGAGTGGCTCCGCGCACGCGTCACGGGGACATTTGGTTGCTTGGCGAGCACCAGGTGGGATGCGGCGATGGACGCAACTTGGCCTTCCTTCGCGAGATCGTTGGCAGTGACCCGATTGATGCGGCGTTTCTAGATCCCCCGTATAACGTGAAGATCAACGGACATGCGAATGCCAAAGGCCGGCACCGCGAATTCGCAATGGCTTCGGGCGAGATGACCCAGGGGGCGTTCCGAACGTTTCTCGCCGAGACCTTGACTGCCTGCGCCGAGGTGTCGCGCAACGGTGCCGTCCACTTCGTATGCATGGACTGGCGGCACATGGACGATGTGTCAGCAGTGGCTGCCAGCATATACGGCGACCGACTGAATATGTGCGTGTGGAATAAGAGCAATGCCGGAATGGGATCGCTGTACCGTTCGCGTCACGAGCTCATATTTGTCTACCGCGTCGGCGAGGCTGCGCATTTTAACGCAGTTGAACTCGGACGCCACGGCCGCAACCGCACCAATGTGTGGGACTATCCCTCCGTCAACTCCTTCTCCGGCAGCAGGCGCGCCGACCTTGGGCTCCATCCAACGGTCAAGCCGGTCGCCATGGTTGCCGATGCGATCTGCGACGTAACTAGGCGCGGTGACCTGGTGCTCGACATCTTTCTCGGATCAGGCACGAGCCTGATCGCCGCTGAGCGTGTCGGGCGTCGGTTCCGCGGTGTCGACATTGATCCAGCTTATGTCGATGTGGCGATTGACCGCTGGGTCGGGATGACGGGTGGCACGCCGACGCTCATTTCGAGTGAGGGGCGCTGA
- a CDS encoding DUF5681 domain-containing protein yields MARVLPPEHGRFQKGQSGNPKGRPRKQPITSPGSAFDIVIDRTLTVMQAGVPRQMTIDEALEQRTYQAAIGGDRAAQREIYRMIARHEKVGRAKNSVRRKPVEVLHEFPDSGSIESALQILGVAAPNSSRRDWPSPERHLLLEPWAVKAALRRRGARVLTKRDLDEVRRSTRDADSIVWPEASEP; encoded by the coding sequence ATGGCGCGCGTGCTGCCCCCTGAACATGGTCGATTTCAAAAGGGGCAGAGCGGTAATCCGAAGGGGCGTCCGCGCAAACAGCCTATCACCTCTCCTGGTTCTGCCTTCGATATCGTCATCGACCGCACCCTAACCGTGATGCAAGCAGGCGTACCGCGCCAAATGACCATCGACGAAGCGCTCGAGCAGAGAACCTACCAGGCCGCGATCGGCGGTGATCGTGCTGCACAGCGGGAGATTTACCGCATGATCGCGCGGCACGAGAAGGTGGGTCGCGCCAAAAACTCGGTTCGGCGTAAGCCCGTCGAAGTGCTTCACGAGTTTCCAGATTCCGGTAGCATCGAGTCCGCGCTGCAAATTCTCGGGGTTGCCGCTCCAAATTCGTCACGCCGAGACTGGCCAAGTCCCGAGCGACACCTGTTGCTGGAGCCTTGGGCGGTGAAGGCGGCGCTGAGGAGGCGGGGGGCAAGAGTGTTGACCAAGCGCGACCTCGATGAGGTTCGGCGCAGCACGCGCGATGCCGATTCCATCGTTTGGCCAGAGGCGAGCGAGCCATGA
- a CDS encoding CmpA/NrtA family ABC transporter substrate-binding protein — protein sequence MTPLSIAFLPLTDSAPILVAAELGFAEAEGLALSLVRDTSWATVRDRLVYGQVQAAHLLAPLAVAVTLGLSQTPCAVAAPFKLNDNGNALTLSSEFAAALDPVPRNRIDDPVATAHDFAAAIGLHRRKPVIGIVHRFSSHALMLRYWLGFAGVDPDRDVTLRVLPPSLMTEALRAGEIDGFIAGEPWSSVAVHEGLGEIAAAGATIWRRGVEKVLATRADWAESNPGTLDRLVRALARSAAWCDDPANRDALAELLARPHHVGQPAALIAQALSGRLPLRQGSEPIQIADFLVFHRGAANFPWRSQALWIYSQFLRWGMTGASPASERAAANVFRSDLYRRALAGEATPMPGASMKVEGALGEPLSAGSHRGSLTLAPDRFFDGRSFDPEAISAYINALEAGQKR from the coding sequence ATGACGCCGCTTTCGATCGCTTTCCTCCCGCTTACCGACAGCGCACCGATCCTGGTCGCCGCCGAACTTGGCTTTGCCGAGGCGGAGGGGCTGGCGCTCTCGCTGGTTCGCGACACGAGCTGGGCGACGGTGCGCGATCGGCTGGTCTATGGCCAGGTGCAGGCGGCGCATCTGCTCGCGCCGCTGGCGGTCGCGGTCACGCTCGGTCTCAGCCAGACGCCGTGCGCAGTCGCCGCGCCGTTCAAGCTTAACGATAATGGTAATGCGCTGACGCTGTCTTCGGAATTCGCCGCGGCACTCGATCCCGTGCCGCGCAACCGGATCGACGATCCCGTCGCCACCGCGCATGATTTCGCGGCTGCGATCGGGCTGCATCGGCGCAAGCCGGTGATCGGCATCGTCCACCGCTTTTCCAGCCACGCGCTGATGCTGCGTTACTGGCTGGGATTTGCCGGCGTGGACCCCGATCGCGACGTCACGTTGCGCGTGCTGCCGCCCTCACTGATGACCGAGGCGCTGCGCGCGGGCGAGATTGACGGCTTCATCGCCGGCGAGCCGTGGAGCAGCGTTGCGGTGCACGAAGGGCTGGGCGAAATCGCCGCGGCGGGGGCGACGATCTGGCGGCGCGGGGTCGAAAAGGTTCTGGCGACCCGCGCCGACTGGGCCGAGAGCAATCCCGGAACGCTCGACCGACTGGTCCGCGCGCTCGCCCGATCGGCCGCGTGGTGCGACGATCCGGCCAATCGTGATGCGCTGGCGGAATTGCTCGCGCGACCGCATCATGTCGGCCAGCCCGCAGCGCTGATCGCACAGGCGCTTTCGGGGCGACTGCCGTTGCGACAGGGCAGTGAGCCAATTCAGATCGCCGATTTCTTGGTGTTCCACCGCGGCGCAGCGAACTTCCCCTGGCGCAGCCAGGCCTTGTGGATTTACTCGCAATTCCTGCGCTGGGGAATGACCGGGGCAAGCCCCGCCTCGGAGCGTGCTGCGGCCAATGTATTCCGCTCGGACCTGTACCGGCGGGCGCTTGCCGGGGAGGCGACGCCGATGCCGGGTGCCAGCATGAAGGTGGAGGGGGCGTTGGGCGAGCCGCTGAGCGCGGGCAGCCATCGGGGC
- a CDS encoding DUF5681 domain-containing protein: MSNQDDGGDVLRRVGYREPPKATRFQKGQSGNPKGRPRGSGSRAPHDAVLRQRVTIREDGVERRVTAAEAFLLQMAKRGLDGDSAAARSALASIAEARAARGELGGEEIRVIIISPVTPGSVEPATRKLGISKKLDPYRSSTRGVLEPWLVELALTRLGDRRLTIPEQREVLHATRTPKKIEWPAWWTELP, encoded by the coding sequence ATGAGTAACCAGGATGACGGCGGCGATGTCCTACGGAGGGTCGGCTATCGCGAGCCACCGAAGGCCACGCGGTTCCAGAAGGGCCAGAGCGGCAACCCGAAGGGTCGTCCGCGCGGAAGCGGGAGCCGCGCGCCCCATGACGCCGTGCTGCGGCAGAGGGTCACCATTCGGGAGGATGGGGTGGAGCGACGCGTCACCGCCGCCGAGGCTTTCCTGCTGCAAATGGCCAAGCGGGGACTGGACGGCGACAGCGCGGCAGCACGGAGTGCGCTGGCTTCGATCGCAGAAGCGCGCGCCGCACGAGGAGAACTTGGCGGGGAAGAGATACGAGTGATCATCATAAGCCCGGTCACCCCTGGCAGCGTGGAACCTGCCACACGCAAGCTCGGCATATCGAAGAAGCTTGATCCTTATCGCTCCTCCACGCGCGGAGTCCTCGAACCGTGGCTAGTCGAGCTAGCGCTCACTCGACTTGGCGACCGTCGGCTGACGATTCCCGAGCAGCGCGAGGTCCTGCACGCGACCCGAACGCCCAAAAAAATAGAGTGGCCAGCCTGGTGGACGGAACTGCCCTAG
- a CDS encoding PAS domain S-box protein: MLLGAAISGLLCFELDVFELLVAFAERHEAWLIDEAITVLLIFGTGSLILFARRSTELRREALLRHAAEQATAELTRQILADGVAERRFLEEAVRANEQRLQSILATAHQAIVTIDRDGTISGWNRHAELTFGWNADEVIGQRMSEIIVPPELRAGHDAGLARFMASRSARLIGSRIELTAIRRNGDVFPIELALSATNIGEDWQFTALIQDISERLAKIELFENAFDHAPTGMALVALDGRLMKVNSAFCDLIGFEREAALTLDFQTITHPDDLAGDELLLRRLIAGEIPSYQLEKRYIRKSGRVVWVRLSVSLVLGNDGTPKHLIAQVQDLSAERESEDRYRLLAESASDMVGLYSIEGRCLYMSPSSEKILGYAPDAVVGKSVFEFMPPEERDPMRRATVRLIAAPPGSTVRHLTRLRHGNGDLIHIEFAARVVASEDGTPQIVSACRDVTIRMEAQRALQERSEELVRAHAAAERSAAAVREAEVLFKGIFDSSSDINIVYAVDGNSFSLITMNEVAERSLGIPVAAGRGKGLGDLFPPERAKRMQRDLEAAIVSGEGQHTIEQGTHAGHDAIFDIRLVPLRNDLGAVHRVFVSKRDISELKRAEREALKANVLMQAAEKIGHMGYSSLDLITQEMTWSDEIWTIFDLDREHDTPSFDKLIARRHPEDREHAAEALANALASGATDYQNSYRLLLPNGEIRHILARGTIQRDAGVAVSAFGVLLDISELKRAEQQARESDQRYRLMAENSTDVIVTSDLAGRTTFVSPSSVTVIGYGSEERMGEQAATIAHPEDLPGLRAAFRALRNGEAGKCVRWRAWHKIEERWVWLESSPALMRDGETQAVTGYLDVIRDVTAQKEQEDALAAAKLAAEDAMHSKEHFLANMSHELRTPLNSIIGFSRLLNESIGLAPEVQRRVRMVQSAGIALHGVIDNVLDYSKLEADKLSLHCNPFDVDVFFTTVVSLLEPQAALRDVSLRVEIDPALPTRLVGDSGRLRQILLNLLSNAVKFTCDGTVTTRVRLLDRVESDARMRIEIVDTGSGIAQDKLANLFNRFVQANASVARHYGGTGLGLAISRQLVTLMGGEIGVASELGAGSTFWFEVTLPIADVQECNEHEVSGTESLSLEGKRVLVVDDVDLNRELMTAILSKYGCAVELAEDGVGAIAALKAQRFDLILMDCHMPVMDGFEATRTIRAQAGRAATVPIVALTASAQPEHLARCLQAGMNDHLTKPLEPHALDLVLRRYLAATPAGGDVLHAAAVALDSDHPPQAAPVAGSLRARYEARRREMLQALGEMIRSGRFTDEEVSVVNVMAHNLAGTAAMFGEAELGDAAAALDQGLAQWAPDERRGRTRESYETMRRITSISAQRGGG; the protein is encoded by the coding sequence GTGCTGCTGGGGGCAGCAATCTCCGGCCTGCTCTGTTTCGAGCTGGACGTGTTCGAACTGCTCGTCGCCTTTGCCGAACGACATGAAGCCTGGCTGATCGACGAGGCGATCACCGTTCTGCTTATCTTCGGGACCGGATCGCTCATACTGTTTGCCAGACGATCCACCGAACTGCGTCGCGAAGCATTGCTGCGGCATGCGGCGGAGCAGGCGACTGCCGAGCTTACGCGCCAGATCCTGGCAGACGGCGTGGCCGAGCGCCGTTTCCTCGAGGAAGCGGTGCGAGCCAACGAACAACGGCTCCAGAGCATCCTGGCCACCGCGCATCAGGCGATCGTCACGATCGATCGGGATGGCACGATCAGCGGTTGGAACCGCCATGCCGAGCTGACCTTCGGCTGGAATGCCGACGAAGTGATCGGGCAACGCATGTCCGAGATCATCGTCCCGCCCGAATTGCGCGCCGGACACGACGCGGGTCTGGCCCGCTTCATGGCGAGCCGCAGCGCGCGATTGATCGGGAGCCGCATCGAACTCACGGCGATCCGCCGCAACGGTGACGTCTTTCCGATCGAGCTGGCCCTGAGCGCCACCAATATCGGCGAAGATTGGCAGTTTACCGCGCTGATCCAGGATATTTCGGAGCGGCTTGCGAAAATCGAGCTGTTCGAGAATGCGTTCGACCATGCCCCCACCGGCATGGCGCTGGTGGCGCTCGACGGCCGTCTGATGAAGGTGAATTCGGCGTTTTGCGACCTGATCGGCTTCGAGCGCGAAGCGGCGCTGACGCTCGATTTCCAGACGATCACGCATCCCGACGATCTGGCCGGCGACGAACTGTTGCTCCGGCGCCTGATCGCCGGGGAGATCCCCTCGTACCAATTGGAAAAGCGATATATCCGCAAGAGCGGTCGCGTCGTCTGGGTGCGGCTGTCGGTCTCGCTGGTGCTCGGGAATGACGGCACCCCCAAACATCTGATCGCCCAGGTTCAGGATCTGTCGGCCGAACGCGAGTCCGAGGACCGCTATCGGCTGTTGGCGGAGAGCGCCAGCGACATGGTGGGGCTTTATTCGATCGAAGGGCGCTGCCTCTATATGTCGCCGTCGAGCGAGAAGATCCTCGGTTATGCTCCGGACGCGGTGGTGGGCAAATCTGTCTTCGAGTTCATGCCACCCGAGGAGCGCGATCCGATGAGACGCGCGACGGTGCGGCTAATTGCAGCGCCGCCGGGTTCGACGGTCAGGCATCTGACACGCTTGCGCCACGGGAACGGCGATCTCATCCATATCGAGTTCGCCGCCCGCGTCGTTGCGAGCGAAGACGGCACCCCGCAGATCGTCTCGGCCTGCCGCGACGTGACCATCCGCATGGAGGCGCAGCGCGCACTGCAGGAACGGTCCGAAGAACTGGTCCGCGCCCATGCCGCGGCGGAACGGTCGGCTGCTGCGGTCCGGGAGGCAGAAGTACTGTTCAAAGGGATATTCGACAGCTCTTCCGACATCAACATCGTCTACGCCGTCGACGGCAACAGCTTCTCGTTGATCACGATGAACGAGGTGGCGGAGCGCTCGCTTGGAATCCCGGTTGCCGCGGGGCGCGGGAAGGGGCTCGGCGACCTGTTTCCGCCCGAGCGCGCGAAGCGGATGCAGCGCGATCTGGAAGCGGCGATCGTTTCGGGAGAAGGGCAGCATACGATCGAGCAAGGCACTCACGCCGGGCACGATGCGATCTTCGATATTCGCCTGGTCCCGCTGCGCAACGATCTCGGCGCGGTGCATCGCGTCTTCGTGAGCAAGCGCGACATCAGCGAACTCAAGCGCGCCGAGCGGGAGGCGTTGAAGGCGAACGTGCTGATGCAGGCCGCGGAGAAGATCGGGCATATGGGCTATTCCTCCCTGGACCTGATCACGCAGGAGATGACCTGGTCCGACGAGATCTGGACGATCTTTGATCTCGATCGGGAGCATGACACACCCAGCTTCGACAAGTTGATCGCCCGCCGCCATCCGGAGGACCGCGAGCACGCGGCGGAGGCATTGGCAAATGCCCTCGCCAGCGGCGCGACCGACTATCAGAACAGCTATCGCCTCCTGCTGCCGAACGGCGAAATCCGGCACATCCTCGCACGCGGGACGATCCAGCGCGACGCCGGCGTCGCGGTCAGCGCATTCGGCGTGCTGCTCGATATTTCCGAATTGAAGCGCGCCGAACAACAAGCGCGCGAGAGCGACCAGCGGTACAGGCTGATGGCGGAGAATTCGACCGACGTCATCGTGACGAGCGACCTTGCCGGTCGCACGACCTTCGTCTCGCCGTCATCGGTGACCGTCATCGGATATGGCAGCGAAGAGCGTATGGGCGAGCAGGCGGCCACCATCGCCCACCCCGAAGACCTTCCAGGATTGCGCGCCGCGTTCCGGGCGTTGCGCAATGGCGAAGCCGGAAAATGCGTCCGCTGGCGCGCGTGGCACAAGATCGAGGAGCGATGGGTATGGCTGGAGTCGAGCCCTGCCTTGATGCGCGACGGAGAGACGCAAGCGGTCACCGGCTATCTCGACGTCATTCGCGACGTGACCGCCCAGAAGGAACAGGAAGATGCGCTGGCGGCGGCCAAGCTCGCCGCCGAGGACGCGATGCATTCGAAAGAGCATTTCCTTGCGAATATGAGCCACGAGCTGCGCACCCCGCTCAACAGCATCATCGGCTTTTCGCGCCTGCTCAACGAGAGCATCGGGCTTGCCCCCGAGGTTCAGCGCCGGGTCCGCATGGTGCAAAGTGCAGGTATCGCGCTGCACGGGGTGATCGACAATGTGCTCGATTACTCGAAGCTCGAGGCGGACAAGCTCTCGCTCCACTGCAACCCGTTCGACGTGGATGTCTTTTTCACCACCGTCGTTTCCTTGCTGGAGCCGCAGGCCGCCCTGCGGGATGTGAGCCTGCGGGTGGAAATCGATCCCGCTTTGCCCACCAGGCTCGTCGGCGATTCCGGCCGGCTCCGCCAGATACTCCTAAATCTTCTTTCGAACGCGGTGAAGTTTACCTGCGACGGCACCGTCACGACCAGGGTCAGGCTGCTCGATCGCGTCGAGAGCGACGCCCGGATGCGGATCGAGATCGTCGATACCGGCAGCGGAATTGCGCAAGACAAGCTCGCGAACCTCTTCAACCGATTCGTCCAGGCGAATGCATCGGTCGCCCGCCATTATGGGGGCACCGGGCTCGGCCTGGCCATTTCGCGGCAGCTCGTGACCCTGATGGGCGGCGAGATCGGCGTGGCCAGCGAACTGGGCGCCGGCTCCACCTTCTGGTTCGAAGTGACGCTCCCCATTGCCGACGTGCAGGAATGCAACGAGCATGAGGTCTCCGGTACGGAGAGCTTGTCCCTCGAAGGCAAGCGGGTCCTCGTGGTAGACGATGTCGATCTGAACCGCGAGTTGATGACTGCCATTCTGTCCAAATATGGCTGCGCCGTCGAACTGGCGGAGGACGGAGTCGGGGCGATTGCGGCCTTGAAGGCACAACGCTTTGACCTCATCCTGATGGATTGCCACATGCCGGTCATGGACGGATTCGAGGCGACTCGCACGATCCGGGCGCAAGCGGGTCGCGCCGCGACCGTGCCCATTGTCGCCCTGACGGCAAGCGCCCAGCCGGAGCATCTCGCGCGATGCCTGCAGGCCGGGATGAACGACCATCTGACTAAGCCGCTGGAGCCCCACGCGCTCGATCTGGTGCTCCGTCGCTATCTAGCCGCCACTCCTGCGGGCGGCGACGTCCTGCACGCTGCCGCCGTCGCGCTGGATAGCGACCACCCGCCTCAAGCTGCGCCCGTCGCAGGGTCGTTGCGTGCTCGCTATGAAGCACGGCGAAGGGAAATGCTCCAGGCCTTGGGCGAGATGATCCGCAGCGGGCGATTCACCGATGAAGAGGTGAGCGTTGTAAACGTGATGGCCCATAATCTCGCGGGCACCGCTGCCATGTTCGGTGAAGCCGAGCTCGGCGACGCGGCTGCGGCGCTCGACCAAGGTCTCGCACAATGGGCTCCTGACGAGCGTCGCGGCCGCACTCGCGAGTCTTACGAAACAATGCGACGAATCACGAGCATCTCAGCTCAGAGAGGCGGCGGCTAG
- a CDS encoding ANTAR domain-containing response regulator gives MRIAIIDESGLRATILEDGLREAGFDDIEVVLAQGAFVARLERMAPDVVLMNLGNPSRDSLEEMLAVSRALARPIAMFVDQSDDHMIGAAIDAGVSAYVVDGLRKERVKPILDLAIRRFHAFSKLQAELDDARSELAERKTIDRAKAILMESRKLGEAEAYALLRSTAMNQGRRIADVAEALITAAGLLGGTG, from the coding sequence TTGCGCATCGCGATCATCGATGAAAGCGGCCTGCGCGCGACCATCCTTGAGGATGGGCTGCGCGAAGCCGGGTTCGATGATATTGAAGTGGTGCTGGCGCAGGGCGCATTCGTCGCGCGGCTGGAGCGGATGGCTCCGGATGTGGTGCTGATGAACCTCGGCAATCCAAGTCGTGATTCGCTCGAGGAAATGCTCGCGGTAAGCCGGGCGCTTGCGCGCCCGATCGCAATGTTCGTCGATCAGTCAGACGATCATATGATCGGCGCAGCGATCGATGCAGGGGTTTCGGCTTATGTCGTGGATGGGCTGCGCAAGGAGCGCGTGAAGCCGATCCTCGACCTTGCCATTCGCCGCTTCCATGCTTTTTCCAAGCTTCAGGCGGAACTCGACGATGCACGCAGCGAACTTGCCGAGCGCAAGACGATCGATCGCGCCAAGGCCATCCTGATGGAGAGCCGCAAGCTGGGGGAGGCCGAAGCCTATGCCTTGCTGCGCAGCACCGCGATGAACCAGGGGCGCAGGATCGCCGACGTTGCCGAGGCATTGATCACCGCGGCCGGACTGCTGGGAGGCACGGGATGA